From a region of the Myroides sp. JBRI-B21084 genome:
- the porT gene encoding type IX secretion/gliding motility protein PorT/SprT, whose protein sequence is MKNLLIAFCLFVSANTFAQGMFGKNPYRNQQNWDQQRVHYGYFLGCSSYNFKIDYSKSFYDKNGSNEILVEPSTGFNVGLVGNLRLMEYLDLRFEPGLYYTRRKLIYPHITNPDQNTRDVPATYIHFPLLLKFSALRAGNIRPYILTGLSQTLNLSSNETSKDDNYQGQFRMKKWTANYELGVGIDFYFEHFKFTPSIRGVFGLQDELIRDKNSNSPWTGDIESMKTRGVFINFTVH, encoded by the coding sequence ATGAAAAATTTATTAATTGCCTTTTGTTTATTTGTATCTGCAAACACTTTTGCACAAGGTATGTTTGGTAAAAACCCTTACCGTAACCAGCAAAACTGGGACCAACAACGTGTGCATTACGGATATTTTCTAGGTTGTAGTTCGTATAATTTTAAGATTGATTATTCTAAAAGTTTTTACGATAAAAATGGAAGTAATGAAATTTTAGTAGAACCTTCAACCGGTTTTAATGTAGGTTTAGTGGGCAATTTACGTTTAATGGAGTATTTAGATTTGCGTTTTGAACCTGGATTGTATTATACCCGTAGAAAGTTAATTTATCCACATATTACAAATCCCGATCAAAACACACGCGATGTACCAGCTACGTACATACATTTTCCGTTATTGCTTAAATTTTCCGCTTTAAGAGCCGGAAACATTCGTCCGTACATTTTAACAGGTTTATCGCAAACTTTAAATTTAAGCAGCAACGAAACATCTAAAGACGATAACTACCAAGGCCAATTTAGAATGAAAAAATGGACAGCTAATTATGAATTAGGTGTTGGTATTGATTTTTATTTTGAACATTTTAAATTTACACCTTCTATACGTGGAGTGTTTGGTTTACAAGACGAATTAATTCGTGATAAAAATTCGAACAGCCCATGGACTGGCGATATTGAATCAATGAAAACACGTGGTGTATTTATTAATTTCACTGTTCATTAA
- the ubiE gene encoding bifunctional demethylmenaquinone methyltransferase/2-methoxy-6-polyprenyl-1,4-benzoquinol methylase UbiE: protein MSEQINPYKDSNLGKKQQVEQMFDTISGNYDSLNRMISLGTDQGWRRNVLKMVSSTNPESILDIATGTGDLAILLAKSNAKRIVGLDLSAGMLEVGKAKIKALNLQQTIEMIQGDSENLPFQDNTFDAITVAFGVRNFENLEKGLSEIARVLKPNGIFVILETSVPTKFPFKQGYNFYMKTLMPLIGKMFSKDKKAYEYLSESAQNFPYGEQLNAILRKVGFKNVKHNPQTMGVATIYSASK from the coding sequence ATGTCGGAACAAATCAATCCATATAAAGATTCTAATTTAGGTAAAAAACAGCAAGTTGAACAAATGTTCGATACTATTTCGGGAAATTACGACAGTTTAAACCGTATGATATCATTAGGAACCGATCAAGGTTGGCGTCGTAACGTATTAAAAATGGTATCAAGCACAAACCCCGAATCTATTTTAGATATAGCAACTGGTACAGGCGATTTAGCTATTTTATTGGCAAAATCAAATGCAAAGCGCATTGTTGGGTTAGATCTTTCGGCTGGTATGTTAGAAGTAGGTAAAGCCAAAATTAAGGCTTTAAACCTTCAACAAACTATTGAAATGATTCAAGGCGATTCTGAAAATTTACCTTTTCAAGACAATACTTTTGATGCAATTACCGTTGCTTTTGGTGTGCGCAATTTTGAAAATTTAGAAAAAGGTTTATCTGAAATTGCACGAGTGTTAAAACCAAACGGAATTTTTGTTATCTTAGAAACTTCGGTTCCAACTAAATTTCCGTTTAAACAGGGCTACAATTTTTATATGAAAACCCTAATGCCATTAATTGGTAAAATGTTTTCAAAAGATAAAAAAGCCTACGAATATTTATCAGAATCGGCACAAAATTTTCCGTATGGTGAACAATTAAATGCCATTTTACGAAAAGTAGGATTTAAAAATGTAAAGCATAACCCACAAACCATGGGAGTTGCAACAATTTATTCAGCATCAAAATAA
- a CDS encoding DUF2797 domain-containing protein → MQYEGVLNKMHTEFANPIQYYLVFEQAFIHINQIINKDIEIQHIGYQCLNCAKEKKIFRQGFCFDCFTSSAAAGDWIMRPELSKAHLGIADRDLAYEQKVQLQPHIVYFAVASDLKVGVTRKTQVPTRWIDQGASAAIPIVEVPNRYLAGITEVALKQHYTDKTNWRKMVQNQIINVDLIQAVKNTESFLPAEIMPYYEKTQQEIYELNYPVEQYPTTCKSLNLDKTPNYKGKLVGVKGQYLLFNDGTVFNVRSYEGFKIHLSIN, encoded by the coding sequence ATGCAATACGAAGGAGTTTTAAATAAAATGCATACAGAATTTGCAAATCCTATACAATATTACTTGGTTTTTGAACAAGCTTTTATACATATCAACCAAATAATTAATAAAGATATTGAAATACAGCACATTGGCTACCAATGCTTAAATTGCGCAAAAGAAAAGAAAATTTTTAGACAAGGTTTTTGTTTCGATTGTTTTACAAGCAGTGCAGCTGCAGGCGATTGGATTATGCGTCCTGAACTAAGTAAAGCACATTTAGGCATTGCCGACCGCGATTTGGCATACGAGCAAAAAGTACAACTACAACCACATATTGTATATTTTGCAGTTGCAAGTGATTTAAAAGTAGGTGTTACACGTAAAACCCAGGTGCCAACACGTTGGATTGATCAAGGCGCATCGGCAGCTATTCCAATTGTTGAAGTGCCTAACCGATATTTAGCAGGTATAACCGAAGTTGCTTTAAAACAACATTATACAGATAAAACCAACTGGCGAAAAATGGTACAAAACCAAATTATTAATGTAGATTTAATACAAGCTGTAAAAAATACCGAGTCTTTTTTACCTGCTGAAATTATGCCTTATTACGAAAAAACTCAACAAGAAATCTATGAATTAAACTATCCTGTTGAGCAGTATCCAACCACATGTAAAAGTTTAAATTTAGATAAAACACCTAACTATAAAGGTAAATTAGTTGGCGTTAAAGGCCAATACTTACTATTTAATGATGGAACTGTTTTTAATGTTCGAAGCTACGAAGGCTTTAAAATTCATTTATCAATAAACTAA
- a CDS encoding GH3 auxin-responsive promoter family protein produces MALSIINSFVSWILKKRIHQIELFTKYPHEVQNELLLNLIQRAKQTEIGKKYDFSSINSYQTFAQRVPVSFYEQIEPLIERSRKGENNIYWPEPIKYFAKSSGTTNAKSKFIPVSANALENCHYKAGKDMLCLYLNNNEDSQLFTGKSLRLGGSKQLYADNNTIFGDLSAILIDNLPFWAELGSTPNSKVSLMNEWNEKMKTIVKETKNENVTSLLGVPSWLLVLLNNVLQDTQKTNLLELWPNAEVYFHGGISFEPYKEQYQKLFPKESFRFYENYNASEGFFAIQDRNNADDMLLMLDYGIFYEFIPMDTFATSNQKTVSLADVQLNKSYAVVITTNAGLWRYIIGDTVRFTSLDPYRIKITGRTKHYINVFGEELMIENTDKALALTAKAFNVDVVEYTVAPVFMKDNQKGAHEWIIEFKEEPTDLLAFKKQLDENIQTLNSDYEAKRYNNMTLNELVINVAKPNLFHLWLSKQDKLGGQNKIPRLSNSRMYLEELIKLNN; encoded by the coding sequence ATGGCATTATCTATAATCAACTCTTTTGTATCGTGGATTTTAAAGAAACGCATACATCAAATAGAGCTTTTTACAAAGTATCCGCACGAGGTTCAAAATGAGCTGCTTTTGAATTTAATTCAAAGGGCAAAACAAACCGAAATAGGGAAGAAATATGATTTTTCTTCAATTAATTCGTACCAAACATTTGCCCAGCGCGTTCCTGTATCGTTTTATGAACAAATTGAGCCATTAATAGAACGCAGTCGTAAAGGTGAAAACAATATTTATTGGCCCGAACCTATTAAATATTTTGCAAAATCAAGCGGAACCACAAATGCAAAAAGTAAGTTTATACCTGTTAGCGCCAACGCTTTAGAGAATTGCCATTACAAGGCCGGCAAAGATATGCTTTGTTTGTATTTAAATAATAACGAAGATTCTCAACTTTTTACTGGAAAAAGTTTAAGGTTAGGGGGTAGTAAGCAGCTTTATGCAGATAATAACACTATTTTTGGCGATTTATCGGCCATTTTAATTGATAATTTGCCTTTTTGGGCCGAATTAGGTTCTACACCAAATAGTAAAGTTTCATTAATGAACGAATGGAACGAAAAAATGAAAACTATAGTTAAAGAAACCAAAAACGAAAACGTAACCAGTTTGTTAGGGGTGCCTTCGTGGTTGTTGGTTTTGTTAAATAATGTGTTGCAAGATACTCAAAAAACTAATTTATTAGAACTTTGGCCTAATGCTGAAGTGTATTTTCACGGAGGCATTAGTTTTGAACCTTATAAAGAGCAATATCAAAAATTGTTCCCTAAAGAATCTTTTCGTTTTTACGAAAATTATAACGCATCCGAAGGTTTTTTTGCTATTCAAGATCGTAATAATGCTGATGATATGTTGCTGATGTTAGATTATGGTATTTTTTACGAATTTATTCCAATGGATACTTTTGCAACATCTAATCAAAAAACTGTATCTTTAGCCGATGTTCAGTTAAATAAAAGCTATGCAGTTGTAATAACAACCAACGCAGGACTTTGGAGGTATATTATTGGTGATACCGTTAGGTTTACTTCATTAGATCCATACCGAATTAAAATTACAGGTAGAACAAAGCATTATATAAATGTTTTTGGCGAAGAATTAATGATTGAAAATACCGACAAAGCTTTGGCTTTAACTGCAAAAGCGTTTAATGTTGATGTGGTTGAATATACCGTTGCACCTGTTTTTATGAAAGACAACCAAAAAGGAGCACACGAATGGATAATTGAATTTAAAGAAGAACCGACTGATTTATTGGCTTTTAAAAAGCAATTAGATGAAAATATTCAAACACTAAACTCTGATTACGAAGCCAAAAGATATAACAATATGACATTGAATGAATTGGTTATAAATGTTGCAAAACCAAACCTTTTTCATTTATGGCTAAGTAAACAAGATAAATTAGGCGGACAAAATAAAATACCACGCTTATCTAACAGCCGTATGTATTTAGAAGAATTAATAAAATTGAATAATTAA